Proteins encoded within one genomic window of Couchioplanes caeruleus:
- a CDS encoding RrF2 family transcriptional regulator yields the protein MRLQRSTDIGLRILMLGATRDDRLTIDELAEALAVPRHHLAKVVQRLHHLALIETVRGRSGGVRLAATTPAASLGGIVRALEGDSEVVDCDGEPACPLSGGCRLRGALRRAQEAFYTSLDPITVGDLAAPPARKLLLSLGRR from the coding sequence GTGCGACTCCAGCGCTCCACGGACATCGGCCTGCGGATCCTCATGCTCGGGGCGACCCGCGACGACCGGCTCACCATCGACGAGCTGGCCGAGGCCCTGGCCGTGCCCCGCCACCACCTCGCCAAGGTGGTGCAGCGGCTCCACCACCTCGCTCTGATCGAGACCGTACGGGGCCGCAGCGGCGGCGTCCGCCTCGCCGCCACCACCCCGGCGGCCTCGCTCGGCGGCATCGTGCGCGCCCTCGAGGGCGACAGCGAGGTCGTGGACTGCGACGGCGAACCGGCCTGCCCGCTCAGCGGCGGCTGCCGGCTCCGCGGAGCGTTGCGCCGCGCGCAGGAGGCCTTCTACACGAGCCTCGACCCGATCACGGTCGGCGACCTCGCCGCGCCCCCGGCCCGGAAGCTGCTGCTGAGCCTCGGCCGCCGCTGA
- a CDS encoding amino acid permease gives MTTTPERFGRGTGMFRRKPVEDITDERETDLSRSLGLWQLTAIGVGGIIGAGIFALAGAVANETAGPAVLISFLLAGVASAAAALSYAEFAGLIPKAGSAYTYGYVVLGEIVGWFIGWDLLLEYTAIVSVVAIGISGYFSFLMGELGVGLPAWMLGAPGTGDGHVVDLFAVLLCLLIAYLLNRGIRAAARFETAVVALKVAVVLLVVAVGVFYIRTENYQPFFPFGVSGAITGAATVFFAVFGYDAMSTAAEESRDARRHLPRAIIYSLVFSMVLYVAATLVLTGMQNYRDIDPESGFSSAFAAVGLSGLADVIAVGAIVGILTVMFTFMLGVTRIWYAMSRDGLLPGWFAHLHPVRRVPSRVTWIAGVASAVIAGFLPIREAAELTNIGILLAFVVVCIAVIVLRYRRPDLPRSFRLPLMPVIPALGVIFSLWLITFLAPVTWLRFGVWFLLGLVIYLAYGRRHSALNR, from the coding sequence ATGACGACGACACCGGAACGGTTCGGCCGTGGAACCGGGATGTTCCGGCGCAAGCCGGTCGAGGACATCACCGACGAGCGGGAGACGGACCTGTCCCGGTCCCTGGGCCTGTGGCAGCTCACCGCGATCGGCGTCGGCGGCATCATCGGCGCCGGCATCTTCGCGCTGGCCGGCGCGGTTGCCAACGAGACCGCCGGACCGGCCGTGCTGATCTCCTTCCTGCTGGCCGGCGTCGCCAGCGCCGCCGCGGCACTGTCCTACGCGGAGTTCGCCGGTTTGATCCCGAAGGCCGGCTCCGCCTACACGTACGGCTACGTCGTGCTGGGCGAGATCGTGGGCTGGTTCATCGGCTGGGACCTGCTGCTGGAGTACACGGCCATCGTGTCCGTGGTCGCGATCGGCATCTCCGGCTACTTCTCGTTCCTCATGGGCGAGCTCGGCGTCGGCCTGCCGGCCTGGATGCTGGGTGCGCCCGGAACCGGGGACGGGCACGTCGTGGACCTGTTCGCGGTGCTGCTGTGCCTGCTGATCGCGTACCTGCTCAACCGGGGGATCCGGGCCGCGGCCCGCTTCGAGACGGCGGTGGTGGCGCTGAAGGTCGCGGTGGTCCTGCTGGTCGTCGCGGTCGGCGTCTTCTACATCCGTACGGAGAACTACCAGCCGTTCTTCCCGTTCGGCGTGAGCGGGGCGATCACCGGCGCGGCCACCGTGTTCTTCGCCGTCTTCGGCTACGACGCGATGAGCACGGCCGCCGAGGAGTCGCGCGACGCCCGCCGGCACCTGCCCCGGGCGATCATCTATTCACTGGTCTTCTCCATGGTGCTCTACGTCGCGGCGACGCTAGTGCTGACCGGCATGCAGAACTACCGCGACATCGACCCGGAGAGCGGCTTCTCCTCGGCCTTCGCCGCCGTCGGCCTCTCCGGCCTGGCCGACGTCATCGCGGTCGGCGCGATCGTCGGCATCCTCACCGTCATGTTCACGTTCATGCTGGGCGTCACCCGCATCTGGTACGCGATGAGCCGCGACGGCCTGCTCCCCGGCTGGTTCGCCCACCTTCACCCGGTGCGCCGGGTGCCGAGCCGGGTGACCTGGATCGCCGGCGTGGCCTCCGCCGTCATCGCGGGCTTCCTGCCCATCCGTGAGGCGGCCGAGCTCACGAACATCGGCATCCTGCTCGCCTTCGTCGTGGTCTGCATCGCGGTGATCGTGCTGCGCTACCGGCGCCCGGACCTGCCGCGCTCCTTCCGGCTGCCCCTGATGCCGGTGATCCCGGCGCTCGGGGTGATCTTCTCGCTCTGGCTCATCACGTTCCTGGCCCCGGTCACGTGGTTGCGCTTCGGGGTGTGGTTCCTGCTGGGGTTGGTCATCTACCTGGCCTACGGCCGCCGCCACTCGGCTCTGAACCGCTGA
- a CDS encoding helix-turn-helix domain-containing protein, protein MTALGTDGGTGSLVLRIRLGAQLRHLRKRREITREAAGWEIRASESKISRMELGRVPFKERDVADLLAFYGVPEDERDDLLTLARQASTPGWWQEFADVVPPWFLAYLGLEEAAALIRSYEVHFVPGLLQTGDYARAVIARGHAGLPATEIDRRLALRLGRQRVLHRANPPQFWTVMDETVLRRPVGGRAVMRGQLEALIKAADLPNVRIQVAPLGAASHAHAGLPFAILRFAEPELSDIVYIEQLTSALYLDKPNDVDHYFETMERACVAAEPPDRTPAMLRAILDETAGPAG, encoded by the coding sequence ATGACCGCGCTGGGCACAGACGGCGGCACCGGCTCCCTGGTGCTGCGCATCCGGCTGGGCGCCCAGCTCCGCCACCTGCGCAAGCGCCGCGAGATCACCCGGGAGGCCGCGGGCTGGGAGATCCGCGCCTCGGAGTCGAAGATCAGCCGGATGGAACTCGGCCGGGTGCCGTTCAAGGAGCGCGACGTCGCCGACCTGCTCGCCTTCTACGGCGTGCCCGAGGACGAGCGCGACGACCTGCTGACGCTCGCCCGGCAGGCCAGCACGCCCGGGTGGTGGCAGGAATTCGCCGACGTCGTGCCGCCGTGGTTCCTGGCGTACCTGGGCCTCGAGGAGGCGGCGGCACTGATCCGCTCGTACGAGGTCCACTTCGTCCCCGGGCTGCTGCAGACCGGCGACTACGCCCGTGCGGTGATCGCCCGCGGGCACGCCGGGCTCCCGGCCACCGAGATCGACCGGCGGTTGGCACTGCGGCTGGGCCGCCAGCGGGTGCTGCACCGGGCGAACCCGCCGCAGTTCTGGACGGTGATGGACGAGACCGTGCTGCGCCGCCCGGTCGGCGGGCGGGCGGTCATGCGCGGCCAGCTCGAGGCCCTGATCAAAGCCGCGGACCTGCCGAACGTCCGCATTCAGGTCGCACCACTGGGAGCCGCGTCGCACGCCCACGCCGGCCTGCCCTTCGCGATCCTGCGGTTCGCGGAGCCGGAGCTCTCCGACATCGTCTACATCGAGCAGCTCACCAGCGCGCTCTATCTCGACAAGCCGAACGATGTGGACCACTACTTCGAGACGATGGAACGCGCCTGCGTGGCGGCCGAACCGCCCGATCGCACGCCCGCGATGCTGCGCGCCATCCTCGACGAGACCGCCGGTCCGGCAGGCTGA
- a CDS encoding globin domain-containing protein, with the protein MLSATSAPVIDATLPVVADHLPEISAVFYDTMLGENPDLLDLFSRSAQATGEQRSALAGAVAAFAAHLVGTGPAPEVVAHVVERIAHRHCALGIRPEQYTMVGRYLMGAVRTVLGDAVTPAVAAAWDEVYWLFAARLIGREARLFAEAGVHDDDPWLETTVVSRIPEADDTVSFVLAPAGGVPAPAFRPGQYVTVAVELPGGGRQLRQYSLSQAPTGGTLRITVRRVRGTGGAPDGVVSGFLHDRVRPGDRLRLSRPYGDLALRDDDTPLVLVSAGVGITPMASMLDHVARTRPERDVTVVHADRGPDRHALLADIRGHGSRLRTFRHLVWYENPAGAVGAYPGRLDPDLIPLDPRAEVYLCGPVPFMQLVRAGLHRRGVSDERIHYEVFGSEQWRPTPVAV; encoded by the coding sequence ATGCTGTCCGCCACCAGTGCCCCGGTGATCGACGCGACCCTGCCGGTGGTCGCCGACCACCTGCCGGAGATCTCCGCCGTCTTCTACGACACGATGCTCGGCGAGAACCCCGACCTGCTCGACCTGTTCAGCCGCAGCGCGCAGGCCACCGGCGAGCAGCGCTCCGCACTGGCCGGTGCGGTGGCCGCCTTCGCCGCCCACCTGGTCGGGACCGGGCCGGCACCGGAGGTCGTCGCTCACGTCGTCGAGCGGATCGCCCACCGGCACTGCGCCCTCGGCATCCGCCCCGAGCAGTACACGATGGTCGGTCGCTACCTGATGGGCGCGGTCCGTACGGTGCTGGGCGACGCCGTCACGCCGGCGGTCGCCGCCGCCTGGGACGAGGTCTACTGGCTGTTCGCCGCCCGCCTGATCGGCCGTGAGGCACGCCTGTTCGCGGAGGCGGGGGTCCACGACGACGATCCGTGGCTCGAGACCACTGTGGTCAGCAGGATCCCGGAGGCCGACGACACCGTGTCGTTCGTGCTGGCCCCGGCCGGCGGCGTCCCCGCCCCGGCCTTCCGGCCCGGGCAGTACGTCACCGTCGCCGTCGAGCTGCCCGGCGGCGGCCGCCAGCTCCGGCAGTACTCGCTGTCGCAGGCGCCCACCGGGGGCACGCTGCGCATCACCGTACGCCGGGTCCGCGGCACCGGGGGCGCACCGGACGGCGTCGTGTCCGGTTTCCTGCACGACCGGGTCCGGCCCGGCGACCGGCTGCGGTTGAGCCGCCCGTACGGCGACCTCGCCCTGCGCGACGACGACACGCCGCTCGTGCTGGTCAGCGCGGGGGTGGGAATCACGCCGATGGCGTCCATGCTCGACCACGTGGCCCGGACCCGGCCCGAGCGCGACGTCACCGTCGTGCACGCGGACCGCGGCCCCGACCGGCACGCACTGCTCGCGGACATCCGCGGCCACGGCTCCCGGCTGCGGACCTTCCGCCACCTCGTCTGGTACGAGAACCCGGCGGGCGCCGTCGGCGCGTACCCGGGACGCCTCGACCCCGACCTGATCCCGCTGGACCCCCGCGCCGAGGTCTACCTGTGCGGGCCGGTGCCGTTCATGCAGCTCGTGCGCGCCGGCCTGCACCGCCGCGGCGTCAGCGACGAGCGGATCCACTACGAGGTGTTCGGCTCGGAGCAGTGGCGGCCCACGCCGGTCGCAGTCTGA
- a CDS encoding CBS domain-containing protein yields MRISDILRDKGDRVVTVTPDSTVQDLLATLAEHGIGAAVVSADGASVEGIVSERDIVRKLAVRGAAVLTEPVSAIHTTQVHTVEPEADLAEVERLMTEHRFRHVPVVVGGRLSGIVSIGDVVKKRITELEIETTALSGYITGERV; encoded by the coding sequence ATGCGCATCAGCGACATACTGCGTGACAAGGGCGACCGAGTCGTCACCGTGACGCCCGACTCCACCGTCCAGGACCTGCTTGCCACCCTCGCCGAGCACGGGATCGGTGCGGCGGTCGTGTCCGCCGACGGCGCGTCCGTCGAGGGCATCGTCAGTGAGCGGGACATTGTCCGCAAGCTCGCCGTCCGCGGTGCCGCGGTGCTCACCGAGCCCGTGTCGGCGATCCACACGACCCAGGTGCACACCGTGGAGCCCGAGGCGGACCTCGCCGAGGTGGAGCGGCTCATGACCGAGCATCGCTTCCGGCACGTGCCGGTCGTCGTCGGCGGGCGGCTCTCGGGCATCGTGAGCATCGGCGACGTGGTGAAGAAGCGCATCACCGAGCTGGAGATCGAGACCACCGCCCTCAGCGGCTACATCACCGGCGAGCGCGTCTGA